Proteins found in one Bacteroidales bacterium genomic segment:
- a CDS encoding threonylcarbamoyl-AMP synthase has protein sequence MKQEIEKVCELLKKGGTICYPTDTIWGIGCDATNSKAVEKLFSIKGRDTTKSMLILVDSIDMARRYIDNMPNVAVQLFEYATEPLTIILEEAVEIASNLPAPDGSIGIRIVNHNFCTPLIRKLNRPIVSTSANKSGHPSPTIFSEISPEILSSVDYVVENGRTQKRGKSSKILKLYKNGRVEIIRG, from the coding sequence ATCAAGCAAGAAATTGAAAAAGTCTGCGAACTACTAAAAAAGGGCGGAACAATTTGCTATCCAACCGACACCATATGGGGAATTGGTTGCGATGCCACCAACAGCAAAGCTGTAGAGAAACTTTTCTCCATTAAAGGACGCGACACCACCAAAAGCATGTTGATATTGGTTGACAGTATCGATATGGCAAGACGCTACATTGACAATATGCCCAATGTTGCCGTGCAACTTTTTGAATACGCTACCGAACCTCTTACAATTATTTTGGAGGAAGCTGTAGAGATAGCTTCAAACCTGCCCGCACCAGACGGCTCAATAGGAATAAGAATCGTAAATCACAACTTTTGCACTCCACTTATCCGCAAGCTAAACAGACCAATAGTCTCAACATCTGCAAACAAAAGCGGACACCCCTCTCCCACTATATTCTCAGAGATAAGCCCGGAAATATTAAGTTCGGTTGACTACGTAGTAGAAAACGGACGTACACAAAAACGTGGAAAATCCTCGAAAATATTGAAGTTGTATAAAAACGGCAGAGTGGAAATTATTAGGGGGTAA
- a CDS encoding 2,3,4,5-tetrahydropyridine-2,6-dicarboxylate N-succinyltransferase, with the protein MSFETIITQAWNDRSMLKQKEVINAIESTIKLLDKGEIRVSEKTSDGWKVNQWVKMAVLMYFPIKQMETIEFGPFEFHDKIPLKKGFSDLGVRVVPHAIARYGSYLAKDVIMMPSYVNIGAYVDSGTMVDTWATVGSCAQIGKNVHLSGGVGIGGVLEPVQASPVIIEDNCFLGSRCIVVEGAHIGNDAVLGANVVITQSTLIIDVSGSEPVEYRGYVPPYSVVIPGTREKQFPAGKYQVPCALIIGKRTESTDKKTSLNQALRNHDVAI; encoded by the coding sequence ATGAGTTTCGAAACTATTATCACACAAGCATGGAACGACCGTTCGATGCTAAAGCAAAAAGAAGTTATTAACGCAATTGAATCGACTATAAAACTCTTAGACAAAGGCGAGATAAGGGTATCCGAGAAAACATCCGATGGTTGGAAAGTAAACCAATGGGTAAAGATGGCAGTACTTATGTATTTTCCCATTAAACAAATGGAAACAATTGAGTTTGGACCGTTCGAATTTCATGATAAAATTCCCCTAAAAAAGGGGTTTTCAGACCTTGGCGTTAGAGTGGTGCCACACGCAATTGCTCGATACGGCTCATATTTGGCAAAAGATGTAATAATGATGCCCTCGTATGTCAATATCGGGGCTTATGTCGATAGCGGAACCATGGTTGATACATGGGCAACTGTTGGAAGTTGCGCCCAGATTGGCAAGAACGTCCATTTAAGCGGTGGTGTAGGCATTGGCGGAGTGTTAGAGCCTGTACAAGCATCGCCTGTAATTATAGAGGACAACTGTTTCTTAGGTAGCCGATGTATTGTCGTTGAGGGTGCACATATTGGAAACGATGCTGTTTTGGGAGCGAACGTTGTTATAACACAATCTACACTCATTATTGATGTTAGCGGTAGCGAACCAGTTGAATATCGGGGATATGTGCCACCATATTCGGTAGTAATCCCGGGGACAAGAGAAAAGCAGTTCCCCGCAGGAAAATATCAGGTACCCTGTGCACTAATTATCGGCAAACGAACCGAATCGACTGATAAAAAAACCTCGTTAAACCAAGCATTAAGAAATCACGACGTAGCTATATAG